The following proteins are co-located in the Doryrhamphus excisus isolate RoL2022-K1 chromosome 3, RoL_Dexc_1.0, whole genome shotgun sequence genome:
- the ss18 gene encoding protein SSXT isoform X4, whose product MSVAFAPHRQRGKGDITPTGIQKLLDENNHLIQSIMDFQSKGKTTECSQYQQILHRNLVYLATIADSNQNMQSLLPAPPSQNMPMGPSGMNQSGPPPQPSHGHNMPSEGMVSCGPPAPHMQNQMNGQMPGPNHMPMQGPGPGPNQPPNMPSGSMNMPPSSHGSMGGYNHAVPSSQGMPAQSQMNMTQGQPMGNYGPRPNMNMQPNQGPMMHQQPPSQQYNMPPGGGGQHYQGQQNPMGMMGQVNQGNHVMGQRPMPPYRPPQQGNAQYSQQQEAYQQGPPQQQGYPPQQQYPGQQGYPPQQQGYGPSQNAPGQYPNYPQGQGQQYGGYRPPQPGPPQGQQQRPYGYDQGQYGNYQQ is encoded by the exons ATGTCGGTGGCGTTTGCACCACACAGACAGCGTGGAAAGGGCGACATAACCCCCACCGGAATACAGAAG CTACTTGATGAGAATAATCATCTTATTCAGAGTATAATGGACTTCCAGAGCAAGGGCAAAACAACAGAATGTTCTCA GTATCAACAGATACTGCACAGAAATTTAGTGTACCTGGCCACGATAGCAGACTCTAATCAAAACATGCAGTCTCTCCTCCCAGCT CCACCCAGTCAAAACATGCCCATGGGCCCCAGCGGAATGAACCAAAGTGGGCCCCCGCCCCAACCCAGTCATGGTCACAACATGCCCTCCGAAGGTATGGTCAGCTGCGGCCCTCCGGCCCCACACATGCAGAACCAGATGAACGGACAGATGCCAG GCCCTAATCACATGCCCATGCAAGGTCCAGGTCCTGGCCCTAACCAACCCCCAAACATGCCCAGTGGCTCTATGAACATGCCTCCAAGCAGCCATGGCTCAATGGGCGGTTACAACCACGCCGTCCCTTCATCCCAGGGAATGCCAGCGCAGAGCCAAATGAACATGACGCAGGGCCAGCCCATGGGAAACTATGGACCTAGGCCCAACATGAACATGCAGCCCAATCAAG GCCCCATGATGCACCAGCAGCCTCCCTCCCAGCAGTACAACATGCCTCCAGGTGGTGGCGGCCAGCACTACCAAGGGCAGCAGAACCCGATGGGCATGATGGGCCAGGTCAACCAGGGAAATCATGTCATGGGTCAGAGGCCCATGCCTCCATACAGACCACCTCAGCAAG GTAACGCCCAGTACAGTCAGCAGCAAGAGGCCTATCAGCAAGGCCCCCCCCAGCAACAGGGCTACCCTCCTCAACAGCAGTACCCAGGTCAGCAGGGCTACCCACCACAGCAGCAGGGCTATG GTCCCTCCCAGAATGCCCCAGGACAGTACCCTAACTACCCTCAGGGGCAGGGCCAGCAGTACGGTGGCTATCGCCCCCCTCAGCCAGGACCCCCACAGGGCCAACAGCAGCGCCCTTATGGCTATGACCAG GGCCAGTATGGAAATTACCAGCAATGA
- the ss18 gene encoding protein SSXT isoform X1 → MSVAFAPHRQRGKGDITPTGIQKLLDENNHLIQSIMDFQSKGKTTECSQYQQILHRNLVYLATIADSNQNMQSLLPAPPSQNMPMGPSGMNQSGPPPQPSHGHNMPSEGMVSCGPPAPHMQNQMNGQMPGPNHMPMQGPGPGPNQPPNMPSGSMNMPPSSHGSMGGYNHAVPSSQGMPAQSQMNMTQGQPMGNYGPRPNMNMQPNQGPMMHQQPPSQQYNMPPGGGGQHYQGQQNPMGMMGQVNQGNHVMGQRPMPPYRPPQQGPPQQYPGQEDYYGDQYSHAGQGASEGNAQYSQQQEAYQQGPPQQQGYPPQQQYPGQQGYPPQQQGYGPSQNAPGQYPNYPQGQGQQYGGYRPPQPGPPQGQQQRPYGYDQGQYGNYQQ, encoded by the exons ATGTCGGTGGCGTTTGCACCACACAGACAGCGTGGAAAGGGCGACATAACCCCCACCGGAATACAGAAG CTACTTGATGAGAATAATCATCTTATTCAGAGTATAATGGACTTCCAGAGCAAGGGCAAAACAACAGAATGTTCTCA GTATCAACAGATACTGCACAGAAATTTAGTGTACCTGGCCACGATAGCAGACTCTAATCAAAACATGCAGTCTCTCCTCCCAGCT CCACCCAGTCAAAACATGCCCATGGGCCCCAGCGGAATGAACCAAAGTGGGCCCCCGCCCCAACCCAGTCATGGTCACAACATGCCCTCCGAAGGTATGGTCAGCTGCGGCCCTCCGGCCCCACACATGCAGAACCAGATGAACGGACAGATGCCAG GCCCTAATCACATGCCCATGCAAGGTCCAGGTCCTGGCCCTAACCAACCCCCAAACATGCCCAGTGGCTCTATGAACATGCCTCCAAGCAGCCATGGCTCAATGGGCGGTTACAACCACGCCGTCCCTTCATCCCAGGGAATGCCAGCGCAGAGCCAAATGAACATGACGCAGGGCCAGCCCATGGGAAACTATGGACCTAGGCCCAACATGAACATGCAGCCCAATCAAG GCCCCATGATGCACCAGCAGCCTCCCTCCCAGCAGTACAACATGCCTCCAGGTGGTGGCGGCCAGCACTACCAAGGGCAGCAGAACCCGATGGGCATGATGGGCCAGGTCAACCAGGGAAATCATGTCATGGGTCAGAGGCCCATGCCTCCATACAGACCACCTCAGCAAG gACCCCCACAGCAGTACCCAGGGCAGGAAGACTACTATGGGGACCAGTACAGTCACGCAGGACAGGGAGCCTCAGAAG GTAACGCCCAGTACAGTCAGCAGCAAGAGGCCTATCAGCAAGGCCCCCCCCAGCAACAGGGCTACCCTCCTCAACAGCAGTACCCAGGTCAGCAGGGCTACCCACCACAGCAGCAGGGCTATG GTCCCTCCCAGAATGCCCCAGGACAGTACCCTAACTACCCTCAGGGGCAGGGCCAGCAGTACGGTGGCTATCGCCCCCCTCAGCCAGGACCCCCACAGGGCCAACAGCAGCGCCCTTATGGCTATGACCAG GGCCAGTATGGAAATTACCAGCAATGA
- the ss18 gene encoding protein SSXT isoform X3 yields MTLSPSALLDENNHLIQSIMDFQSKGKTTECSQYQQILHRNLVYLATIADSNQNMQSLLPAPPSQNMPMGPSGMNQSGPPPQPSHGHNMPSEGMVSCGPPAPHMQNQMNGQMPGPNHMPMQGPGPGPNQPPNMPSGSMNMPPSSHGSMGGYNHAVPSSQGMPAQSQMNMTQGQPMGNYGPRPNMNMQPNQGPMMHQQPPSQQYNMPPGGGGQHYQGQQNPMGMMGQVNQGNHVMGQRPMPPYRPPQQGPPQQYPGQEDYYGDQYSHAGQGASEGNAQYSQQQEAYQQGPPQQQGYPPQQQYPGQQGYPPQQQGYGPSQNAPGQYPNYPQGQGQQYGGYRPPQPGPPQGQQQRPYGYDQGQYGNYQQ; encoded by the exons ATGACGCTGAGCCCAAGCGCG CTACTTGATGAGAATAATCATCTTATTCAGAGTATAATGGACTTCCAGAGCAAGGGCAAAACAACAGAATGTTCTCA GTATCAACAGATACTGCACAGAAATTTAGTGTACCTGGCCACGATAGCAGACTCTAATCAAAACATGCAGTCTCTCCTCCCAGCT CCACCCAGTCAAAACATGCCCATGGGCCCCAGCGGAATGAACCAAAGTGGGCCCCCGCCCCAACCCAGTCATGGTCACAACATGCCCTCCGAAGGTATGGTCAGCTGCGGCCCTCCGGCCCCACACATGCAGAACCAGATGAACGGACAGATGCCAG GCCCTAATCACATGCCCATGCAAGGTCCAGGTCCTGGCCCTAACCAACCCCCAAACATGCCCAGTGGCTCTATGAACATGCCTCCAAGCAGCCATGGCTCAATGGGCGGTTACAACCACGCCGTCCCTTCATCCCAGGGAATGCCAGCGCAGAGCCAAATGAACATGACGCAGGGCCAGCCCATGGGAAACTATGGACCTAGGCCCAACATGAACATGCAGCCCAATCAAG GCCCCATGATGCACCAGCAGCCTCCCTCCCAGCAGTACAACATGCCTCCAGGTGGTGGCGGCCAGCACTACCAAGGGCAGCAGAACCCGATGGGCATGATGGGCCAGGTCAACCAGGGAAATCATGTCATGGGTCAGAGGCCCATGCCTCCATACAGACCACCTCAGCAAG gACCCCCACAGCAGTACCCAGGGCAGGAAGACTACTATGGGGACCAGTACAGTCACGCAGGACAGGGAGCCTCAGAAG GTAACGCCCAGTACAGTCAGCAGCAAGAGGCCTATCAGCAAGGCCCCCCCCAGCAACAGGGCTACCCTCCTCAACAGCAGTACCCAGGTCAGCAGGGCTACCCACCACAGCAGCAGGGCTATG GTCCCTCCCAGAATGCCCCAGGACAGTACCCTAACTACCCTCAGGGGCAGGGCCAGCAGTACGGTGGCTATCGCCCCCCTCAGCCAGGACCCCCACAGGGCCAACAGCAGCGCCCTTATGGCTATGACCAG GGCCAGTATGGAAATTACCAGCAATGA
- the ss18 gene encoding protein SSXT isoform X2 translates to MSVAFAPHRQRGKGDITPTGIQKLLDENNHLIQSIMDFQSKGKTTECSQYQQILHRNLVYLATIADSNQNMQSLLPAPPSQNMPMGPSGMNQSGPPPQPSHGHNMPSEGMVSCGPPAPHMQNQMNGQMPGPNHMPMQGPGPGPNQPPNMPSGSMNMPPSSHGSMGGYNHAVPSSQGMPAQSQMNMTQGQPMGNYGPRPNMNMQPNQGPMMHQQPPSQQYNMPPGGGGQHYQGQQNPMGMMGQVNQGNHVMGQRPMPPYRPPQQGPPQQYPGQEDYYGDQYSHAGQGASEGNAQYSQQQEAYQQGPPQQQGYPPQQQYPGQQGYPPQQQGYGPSQNAPGQYPNYPQGQGQQYGGYRPPQPGPPQGQQQRPYGYDQGHMRK, encoded by the exons ATGTCGGTGGCGTTTGCACCACACAGACAGCGTGGAAAGGGCGACATAACCCCCACCGGAATACAGAAG CTACTTGATGAGAATAATCATCTTATTCAGAGTATAATGGACTTCCAGAGCAAGGGCAAAACAACAGAATGTTCTCA GTATCAACAGATACTGCACAGAAATTTAGTGTACCTGGCCACGATAGCAGACTCTAATCAAAACATGCAGTCTCTCCTCCCAGCT CCACCCAGTCAAAACATGCCCATGGGCCCCAGCGGAATGAACCAAAGTGGGCCCCCGCCCCAACCCAGTCATGGTCACAACATGCCCTCCGAAGGTATGGTCAGCTGCGGCCCTCCGGCCCCACACATGCAGAACCAGATGAACGGACAGATGCCAG GCCCTAATCACATGCCCATGCAAGGTCCAGGTCCTGGCCCTAACCAACCCCCAAACATGCCCAGTGGCTCTATGAACATGCCTCCAAGCAGCCATGGCTCAATGGGCGGTTACAACCACGCCGTCCCTTCATCCCAGGGAATGCCAGCGCAGAGCCAAATGAACATGACGCAGGGCCAGCCCATGGGAAACTATGGACCTAGGCCCAACATGAACATGCAGCCCAATCAAG GCCCCATGATGCACCAGCAGCCTCCCTCCCAGCAGTACAACATGCCTCCAGGTGGTGGCGGCCAGCACTACCAAGGGCAGCAGAACCCGATGGGCATGATGGGCCAGGTCAACCAGGGAAATCATGTCATGGGTCAGAGGCCCATGCCTCCATACAGACCACCTCAGCAAG gACCCCCACAGCAGTACCCAGGGCAGGAAGACTACTATGGGGACCAGTACAGTCACGCAGGACAGGGAGCCTCAGAAG GTAACGCCCAGTACAGTCAGCAGCAAGAGGCCTATCAGCAAGGCCCCCCCCAGCAACAGGGCTACCCTCCTCAACAGCAGTACCCAGGTCAGCAGGGCTACCCACCACAGCAGCAGGGCTATG GTCCCTCCCAGAATGCCCCAGGACAGTACCCTAACTACCCTCAGGGGCAGGGCCAGCAGTACGGTGGCTATCGCCCCCCTCAGCCAGGACCCCCACAGGGCCAACAGCAGCGCCCTTATGGCTATGACCAG GGGCACATGAGGAAATAA
- the psma8 gene encoding proteasome subunit alpha-type 8 codes for MAARYDRAITVFSPDGHLFQVEYAQEAVKKGSTAVGIRGKDIVVLGVEKKSVAKLQEERTVRKICALDEHVCMAFAGLTADARIVINRARVECQSHRLTVEDPVTVEYITRYIATLKQRYTQSNGRRPFGISALIVGFDYDGTPRLYQTDPSGTYHAWKANAIGRSAKTVREFLEKNYTDEAIAGDNEAIKLAIKALLEVVQSGGKNIELAVIRRNQPLKILESKEIETLVAEIEKEKEEEAEKKKQKKST; via the exons ATGGCGGCCAGATATGATAGAGCAATTACCGTCTTCTCTCCGGATGGTCATCTCTTCCAAGTGGAGTACGCACAAGAAGCTGTAAAGAAAGGCTCCACTGCT GTGGGAATCAGGGGCAAAGACATTGTCGTCCTCGGAGTAGAGAAAAAATCTGTAGCGAAGCTGCAGGAGGAGAGAACTGTCCGCAAAATATGCGCCTTGGACGAGCACGTCTGCATGGCTTTTGCAG GACTAACTGCGGACGCTCGTATTGTGATAAACAGAGCGCGGGTTGAGTGTCAGAGCCACAGGTTAACCGTGGAGGATCCTGTCACAGTTGAATACATCACACGCTACATAGCCACCCTGAAACAG CGATACACTCAAAGCAATGGTCGTCGGCCATTTGGCATCTCCGCTTTGATTGTGGGCTTCGACTATGATGGCACTCCCAGGCTGTATCAGACAGACCCATCAGGAACCTACCATGCCTGGAAG GCAAATGCAATTGGTCGCAGTGCCAAAACTGTGAGGGAGTTTCTGGAGAAGAACTACACAGATGAAGCCATCGCTGGAGACAATGAGGCAATCAAGTTGGCAATCAAGGCTTTGCTTGAG GTTGTCCAGTCAGGAGGTAAAAACATTGAACTTGCTGTCATCAGACGGAATCAGCCACTCAAG ATCCTTGAATCCAAGGAGATTGAGACCCTGGTGGCTGAGATCGAAAaggaaaaagaggaagaagCAGAAAAGAAGAAGCAGAAAAAGTCTACTTGA